The Palaemon carinicauda isolate YSFRI2023 chromosome 9, ASM3689809v2, whole genome shotgun sequence sequence taaatccacagaacaggaagaactacgtctaatcctatctctctctcatttctgagtataacgctcatAAGGTAGCCACTGACTTTCagttaacgaagaacattcttcacaccgatccccaaaagcacacgattttcccctacatttaacacaaattgtgtgcagatcaacagaacctttaggaagGCGAGTCTGACAACCcttactacacttcctatatacaggagaggggtcggccatattgaaaagtgacgagagaattaaacaataacaaaggttaaaataacaccaaaataatcaagatttcaagaaaaattgaaaaggaaatCACTAAAGCGAAAGCCCAAAACAAAAggacagagtacatcaccaaataaaccgtccaattgaatgtaaataaagagtgaattttcaacgttctggCCAGTATGGCCAGCAAAGAAATTCTGAATAGGTTGgattagttctacctgtagtccaccagagcgctagtgtacacctggcatatctgcgatagccgcaagttttgaatagttctgccggaGCGCAAGGggctttagccattcttatataaccagcgggtaagttttatatttaaaaataggcTTGTTTTATCGTTATATAcagtttccccacccaaaacccggagctcccactgggggtcccccattatcagcggatatagatatagatatatatatataatgtatatatatatatatatatatatatatatatatatatatatatatatatatatatatatatatatatatatatatatatacatttctgaaactattcatttgcgacaggaacgaatGTCACTTTCAAAGAGAAGAGGACCTTTTTCTATggataaaagtagttttttccctaggttacattaccctgtaatacagtacaataataccaaataATTTGCATCAGAACACTTCAAAATACCAATAAACACACCAGGAACACTTGTTTTCTTCATTAGGCAAATTGAGGTATAGTAACAATTTACCCACATTTAGGCTACTGATCCAGACCATCCCAAtcaactacaaaggctccctatTTTGTTTTAGACATTAAATTGCAAGATTAGGATATACTGACCAGAAATTTAAATGAAACTGACCTGTGGAATGTATTTGATGAGAGTGATGAAGAGTTTGACATAAGATAGATAGTACAAGAAGTCCAACCATGCTATAACTGAAGCAGCACCCAATATGACCATGACAATTGTAACAAGGCCAATGGTGCTGAAAATAGACTTGGCAGTATTTGATATTTGTTGGTCTCCTCGATCATAAATGAAGCACTGGAAGACTTGGATACAGCAAGCAATAAATGCATGCACGGAAAAAATGACGTCGTTTAACTGTACGGGATTAACTCCAAAGGGATGTCGCTTGAAGTATTCAGCCTCTATGTAGGATATTCCAAATAAACAAATGTTGAAAATGCTGTACACGAGGAATCCAATGGTGTTCAGAGACAAAAAGTCAAAATGTAATCCAATAACACTTTTTCTGCGCCAATTTGAAAAGGTTTGGGGATAGAATGACACAGACCAAGCCATAAAGTATATCCAGCCAACAGTATCACTGACGTAGTCTAAAATATTAGAATGGGGAACCACTAAACGTACAAAAGCTTTAGATACATCAGTCATATTAGGAGGAATTGCCTTCGTAATAAGCACGGTTTTTCCAACAGCAATGGGTTTCACGGTCAGTAGAgtttgatttatcatttcatccGACACAAGAGTAATATTGGGGAATCCTTCTAAAATGTCTGCAGAGCTGGCATCTGTACTAAATATTAAGGTCACATTTTCCTCAATGGTGCCTTCGATGTGAAGTGTAAGATTTTGTAACAGTCCAAGTTCGACACGTAGGTCGTGCTCTTTAAATTCACAAACAACACTCTCATTTCCTTTAGCCTGCACTTGCACTTGCAGAAGAGAAGGTATTTGTAAGGCAGACACAGGTGTTGACACGCTTATTACACCCGCGCTTAAGACTAAGAGTAACAAGTGTGCATTCATGGCAGTTGAGGAAAGGAGGGAGACGTCTGCAGCTGTCATGTTGCTTCAGGGATCACCTGGTACGTCGACGGTCTTTCCTCCAGTTCAACACTAAACTGATGACTGATATCTACTTTTCTGTCTCGTCGAGCTCGAGTAGTCGAACGCTCTCATACTGAACCGTAATTGGCTAATGTTAGTATGACCAACATTCTTTTCCTAACCACAACAAGCATCATCATAGTCAGCTGAGTTTCAGCCTTCGTAATTTAATATCGATGGGGAAGTTGGGAACTGGTAATACACATTCTAGACAACAACATTTGAGAACACTGTCACTGGGGAACCAGGCGTTAATTCCTAACTGTTTGATTAATcttaataaaatttatacataATTTCTACCTCAAACCATCCcatcttttaatttttatagtaaaatgaATATTTAAGTAATATGTTGAAACAAGTGAAAGAATATTCATTTTATAGACTTGAACATTTAGAAATATTATCTGTTTTACAAACCGGATATAATTTTCGGGCAATTGTTtgtatttaatataaattttgtattttgaaaaattttgaTGAGGATGTCAAATAGAAGTACAGACAATCAGTAAATTATTAGAACATtaaatatgaagtaaaaaaaaaacaaggtctaaaataaagatagataaatacAACATTACTAGAGGTAATGAAGCAAATTCTATCaactcgtcgagagagagagagagagagagagagagagagagagagagagagagagagagagagagagagagagagagagagagagagagagcttattatgGGGAAGGGGGTTCCTTGTCAAAATGCACCAAGATTTCTCTCATGGGCTCTTGACTCATCTCACCTTTATCTAAAAACTGCTAGGCCATAAATGGGTGGGCTGTGTTAAAGCTCTGTTAAATGTTTTGATGATTAAGCTTATAGATAATGATACCTGATTTAGAATTGAGAAAGccttttgagattttcggtgagcaatctattctgaagatttttcctttttaattctttcattcttccttgctCCCAgtgttgttctcttgtctggtcttcaactgctaacTCCCATCTTATTTGGTTAGAAAAAAATCCGCTATCTGttgaatttctttttcctgatcccgATGTTAATCTCTATTTCGttgatatgca is a genomic window containing:
- the Ctns gene encoding cystinosin homolog, translating into MTAADVSLLSSTAMNAHLLLLVLSAGVISVSTPVSALQIPSLLQVQVQAKGNESVVCEFKEHDLRVELGLLQNLTLHIEGTIEENVTLIFSTDASSADILEGFPNITLVSDEMINQTLLTVKPIAVGKTVLITKAIPPNMTDVSKAFVRLVVPHSNILDYVSDTVGWIYFMAWSVSFYPQTFSNWRRKSVIGLHFDFLSLNTIGFLVYSIFNICLFGISYIEAEYFKRHPFGVNPVQLNDVIFSVHAFIACCIQVFQCFIYDRGDQQISNTAKSIFSTIGLVTIVMVILGAASVIAWLDFLYYLSYVKLFITLIKYIPQAYYNYRRKSTSGWSIGNIFLDITGGALSIVQMIIISYNYNDWGSIFGDPTKFGLGLFSVIFDVFFMVQHYILYRGNTGYQHVCESPTPSHVSPLTESAASSVDYGSTGSVY